A region of Streptomyces sp. NBC_01788 DNA encodes the following proteins:
- a CDS encoding YiaA/YiaB family inner membrane protein, producing MSDTPVKQQNTAAFYGQSVASFAIAMAATTIGIFRLNADAWVRAFLAIAVLYLVTSAFTLAKVIRDRQEAGRIVSRVDQARLEKLLSEHDPFEKL from the coding sequence ATGAGTGACACACCGGTCAAGCAGCAGAACACAGCGGCCTTCTACGGCCAGTCGGTCGCCTCGTTCGCCATCGCCATGGCGGCCACCACCATCGGCATCTTCAGACTGAACGCCGACGCCTGGGTGCGCGCCTTCCTCGCCATCGCCGTCCTGTACCTTGTCACCTCCGCCTTCACCCTGGCCAAGGTGATCAGGGACCGCCAGGAGGCCGGGCGGATCGTCAGCCGGGTCGACCAGGCCCGGCTGGAAAAGCTGCTCTCCGAACACGATCCGTTCGAGAAGCTGTGA
- a CDS encoding DMT family transporter — MMNVSPSRAAAAAATVTVVLWASAFVSIRSAGAAYSPGALALGRLLAGALTLGAICLVRREGWPPRAAWRGIAISGLLWFGFYMVALNWGEQQVDAGTAALVVNVGPLLIALLGARLLGDPMPPRLLAGMAVSFAGAVTVGLSMSGGGGSSVFGVVLCLLAAVAYASGVVAQKPALGRASALQVTTFGCLVGALVCLPFTGQLFHEAARAPLPATLNMVYLGVFPTALAFTTWAYALSRTTASRMGATTYAVPALVVLMSWLALGEVPGTVTLVGGALCLAGVAVSRSRPHRRTSRTAREEPRPERVP; from the coding sequence ATGATGAACGTCTCCCCGTCCCGCGCGGCCGCCGCGGCTGCCACGGTCACCGTGGTGCTGTGGGCCTCCGCCTTCGTCTCCATCCGCAGCGCGGGAGCCGCGTACTCGCCGGGCGCGCTCGCCCTCGGCCGGCTGCTGGCCGGGGCCCTGACGCTGGGCGCGATCTGCCTGGTGCGGCGGGAGGGGTGGCCGCCGCGGGCGGCCTGGCGCGGGATCGCGATATCCGGGCTGCTGTGGTTCGGCTTCTACATGGTGGCCCTGAACTGGGGCGAGCAGCAGGTCGACGCCGGTACCGCGGCCCTGGTGGTCAATGTCGGCCCGCTGCTGATCGCGCTGCTCGGGGCGCGGCTGCTGGGTGATCCGATGCCGCCGCGCCTGCTGGCGGGCATGGCGGTGTCGTTCGCGGGCGCGGTGACCGTGGGCCTGTCGATGTCGGGCGGGGGCGGCTCCTCGGTGTTCGGCGTGGTGCTGTGCCTGTTGGCGGCGGTCGCGTACGCCTCCGGGGTCGTCGCCCAGAAGCCGGCGCTGGGCCGCGCGAGCGCGTTGCAGGTGACGACGTTCGGGTGCCTGGTCGGCGCGCTCGTCTGCCTGCCCTTCACCGGCCAACTGTTCCACGAGGCCGCCCGTGCCCCGCTGCCTGCCACGCTCAACATGGTCTACCTGGGTGTGTTCCCGACCGCGCTCGCCTTCACGACCTGGGCCTACGCGCTGTCCCGCACGACCGCGAGCCGGATGGGCGCGACGACGTACGCCGTACCGGCCCTGGTCGTGCTGATGTCGTGGCTGGCGCTGGGTGAGGTGCCGGGGACGGTGACCCTGGTGGGCGGGGCCCTGTGCCTGGCCGGAGTGGCGGTCTCCCGCTCCCGCCCGCACCGCCGGACCTCCCGTACGGCGCGCGAGGAACCCCGTCCGGAACGCGTGCCCTGA
- a CDS encoding Zn-dependent alcohol dehydrogenase, with amino-acid sequence MAVRAAVLPAVGSPLEVTGIELPEPGPGRVRVRLAAAGVCHSDLSLTNGTLRVPVPAVLGHEGAGTVVAVGEGVTRVAPGDAVVLNWAPSCGKCHACSLGEVWLCANAMNGAADVHARTADGTELHPGLNVAAFAEETVVAASCVLPLPDGVPLTDAALLGCAVLTGYGAVHHAAKVRPGETVAVFGAGGVGLATLQAARIAGAERIVAVDVSPEKEELARRAGATDFLPATADTPREIRALTGKQGVDAAVECVGRAVTIRAAWESTRRGGRTTVVGIGGKDEQVTFNALELFHWGRTLTGCVYGNADPARDLPVLAEHVRTGRLDLTTLVTDRISLDDIPAAFENMLAGKGGRALVVF; translated from the coding sequence ATGGCCGTACGTGCCGCCGTTCTGCCCGCCGTCGGGTCTCCGCTGGAGGTCACCGGGATCGAGCTGCCGGAGCCCGGGCCGGGCCGGGTCCGGGTGCGGCTCGCCGCCGCCGGGGTCTGCCACTCCGATCTGTCGCTGACCAACGGCACCCTGCGGGTTCCGGTGCCCGCCGTCCTCGGGCACGAGGGCGCGGGGACCGTCGTCGCGGTCGGCGAGGGCGTCACCCGGGTCGCGCCCGGCGACGCGGTGGTGCTCAACTGGGCCCCCTCCTGCGGGAAATGCCACGCCTGCTCGCTCGGCGAGGTCTGGCTGTGCGCCAACGCGATGAACGGCGCCGCCGACGTCCACGCCCGCACCGCCGACGGCACCGAACTGCACCCCGGCCTGAACGTCGCCGCCTTCGCCGAGGAGACGGTGGTCGCCGCCTCCTGCGTGCTGCCCCTCCCGGACGGCGTCCCGCTCACCGACGCCGCGCTCCTCGGCTGCGCCGTCCTCACCGGCTACGGCGCCGTCCACCACGCGGCGAAGGTGCGCCCCGGCGAGACGGTCGCGGTGTTCGGCGCCGGCGGAGTGGGGCTCGCCACCCTCCAGGCCGCCCGGATCGCGGGCGCCGAGAGGATCGTCGCCGTGGACGTCTCCCCGGAGAAGGAGGAACTCGCCCGCCGGGCGGGCGCCACGGACTTCCTCCCGGCCACGGCGGACACACCCCGCGAGATCCGCGCCCTCACCGGGAAACAGGGCGTCGACGCCGCCGTGGAGTGCGTGGGGCGCGCGGTCACCATCCGGGCCGCCTGGGAGTCCACCCGTCGCGGCGGCCGCACCACGGTCGTGGGCATCGGCGGCAAGGACGAGCAGGTCACCTTCAACGCGCTGGAACTGTTCCACTGGGGCCGCACCCTGACCGGCTGCGTCTACGGCAACGCGGACCCGGCCAGGGATCTGCCCGTGCTCGCCGAGCACGTCCGCACCGGCCGGCTGGACCTGACCACCCTGGTCACCGACCGGATCTCCCTGGACGACATCCCGGCCGCCTTCGAGAACATGCTGGCCGGCAAGGGCGGCCGGGCGCTGGTGGTGTTCTGA
- a CDS encoding aldehyde dehydrogenase family protein: MKAHDGMYIDGAWRPAAGRDVIEVVNPADEQVIGTVPAGTAEDVDAAVRAARAALPGWSATAPAERAARLGALRDVLAAREEEIAETVTAELGSPLAFSRTVHVGMPITVAGFYAELAATYAFEEKAGNSTVFHEPVGVVGAITPWNYPLHQIVAKAAPALAAGCTVVLKPAEDTPLTARLFAGAIDEAGFPAGVFNLVTGAGPVAGQALAEHPDVDLVSFTGSTAVGRRIGAIAGGAVKKVALELGGKSANVILPGADLARAVNVGVANVMSNSGQTCSAWTRMLVHRDRYEEAVELAATAAAKYGERIGPVVNAEQRARVRGYIEQGVADGARLVTGGPESPRERGYFVSPTVLADVTPGMTVAQEEIFGPVLTILRYDDEEDALRIANGTVYGLAGAVWAADETEAVAFARRMDTGQVDINGGRFNPLAPFGGYKQSGVGRELGTHGLTEYLQTKSLQF; the protein is encoded by the coding sequence ATGAAGGCACACGACGGCATGTACATCGACGGCGCCTGGCGTCCCGCCGCGGGCCGCGACGTCATCGAGGTGGTGAACCCGGCCGACGAGCAGGTGATCGGCACCGTTCCCGCGGGCACCGCCGAGGACGTCGACGCGGCCGTACGCGCGGCCCGCGCCGCCCTGCCCGGCTGGTCCGCGACCGCGCCTGCCGAGCGGGCCGCCCGGCTGGGCGCCCTGCGGGACGTGCTGGCGGCCCGCGAGGAGGAGATCGCCGAGACCGTCACCGCCGAACTCGGCTCGCCGCTCGCCTTCTCCCGGACGGTCCACGTGGGCATGCCGATCACGGTCGCCGGCTTCTACGCCGAGCTCGCGGCGACGTACGCCTTCGAGGAGAAGGCCGGCAACTCCACCGTGTTCCACGAGCCCGTCGGCGTGGTCGGGGCGATCACCCCCTGGAACTACCCGCTGCACCAGATCGTCGCCAAGGCCGCCCCCGCGCTGGCCGCCGGCTGCACCGTCGTCCTCAAGCCCGCCGAGGACACCCCGCTCACCGCCCGGCTGTTCGCCGGGGCGATCGACGAGGCCGGGTTCCCGGCGGGCGTGTTCAACCTGGTCACCGGGGCCGGACCGGTCGCCGGACAGGCGCTCGCCGAGCACCCGGACGTGGATCTGGTCTCCTTCACCGGCTCCACCGCCGTCGGCAGGCGGATCGGCGCGATCGCGGGCGGCGCCGTCAAGAAGGTCGCCCTGGAACTGGGCGGCAAGTCCGCCAACGTCATCCTGCCGGGCGCCGACCTCGCCAGGGCGGTGAACGTCGGCGTCGCCAACGTCATGTCCAACTCCGGCCAGACGTGCAGCGCCTGGACCCGCATGCTGGTCCACCGCGACCGGTACGAGGAGGCGGTCGAACTGGCCGCGACGGCCGCCGCCAAGTACGGCGAGCGCATCGGCCCCGTGGTGAACGCCGAGCAGCGGGCGCGTGTGCGCGGTTACATCGAGCAGGGCGTCGCCGACGGCGCCCGCCTCGTCACGGGCGGCCCCGAGTCCCCGCGCGAACGGGGCTACTTCGTCAGCCCCACCGTCCTCGCCGACGTCACCCCCGGCATGACCGTCGCCCAGGAGGAGATCTTCGGCCCGGTCCTCACCATCCTCCGCTACGACGACGAGGAGGACGCCCTGCGCATCGCCAACGGCACGGTCTACGGCCTCGCCGGCGCCGTCTGGGCGGCCGACGAGACGGAGGCGGTGGCCTTCGCCCGCCGCATGGACACCGGCCAGGTCGACATCAACGGCGGCCGCTTCAACCCCCTCGCCCCCTTCGGCGGCTACAAGCAGTCCGGCGTGGGCCGCGAACTCGGCACACACGGACTCACCGAATACCTCCAGACCAAGTCCCTCCAGTTCTAA